One Vigna unguiculata cultivar IT97K-499-35 chromosome 7, ASM411807v1, whole genome shotgun sequence genomic region harbors:
- the LOC114192336 gene encoding serine/threonine-protein kinase 19 isoform X2: protein MENFPESSSKGTKRRRDEDSDAGNTSSLEDDLTFNDTLVALRIMRAQFPHIHKGSVEPFILKSQLYSSVKDRTQVDRELESLRRDKVLRLFKLNTGQDDHAVMFLDDYLNQIDRVVKRMEGKKVEEYEVFGWLKTHVLDSKLETGIEHHELCSLLSLGGKVKESHISVLINAGVLTRQLIDPNMYWFAIPNIGSLLKGIVQGRKEIISLLSRRRYKEMMLSSLEKKRLRMSPLDVT, encoded by the exons ATGGAGAACTTTCCAGAATCTTCATCGAAAGGTACGAAACGCCGTCGAGATGAAGATTCCGACGCCGGAAATACATCCTCACTCG AGGACGATCTTACGTTCAACGATACCTTGGTTGCTCTTCGAATCATGCGAGCGCAGTTTCCCCACATTCACAAG GGTTCGGTTGAGCCTTTTATATTGAAGTCACAATTGTATAGCAGTGTGAAGGACAGAACGCAAGTGGATAGGGAATTAGAG TCTCTGAGGAGGGACAAAGTTTTGCgtcttttcaaattaaatacaGGACAGGATGATCATGCCGTAATGTTTTTGGATGACTACCTGAACCAG ATAGATCGTGTTGTGAAAAGAATGGAAGGAAAGAAAGTAGAGGAATATGAAGTTTTTGGGTGGTTGAAGACTCATGTTCTAGATTCAAAGCTTGAAACGGGTATTGAACATCATGAGCTT TGCTCACTCTTGTCACTCGGGGGAAAGGTGAAGGAGAGTCACATCTCTGTTCTAATTAACGCAGGCGTCCTT ACTAGGCAACTTATTGATCCAAACATGTATTGGTTTGCAATTCCAAACATTGGCTCACTTCTCAAGGGTATTGTTCAG GGAAGAAAGGAAATTATTTCTCTTCTCAGCCGTCGTAGGTATAAGGAGATGATGTTGTCCTCTTTGGAAAAGAAGCGTCTTCGAATGTCTCCACTTGAT GTGACATGA
- the LOC114192336 gene encoding serine/threonine-protein kinase 19 isoform X3 yields MENFPESSSKGTKRRRDEDSDAGNTSSLEDDLTFNDTLVALRIMRAQFPHIHKGSVEPFILKSQLYSSVKDRTQVDRELESLRRDKVLRLFKLNTGQDDHAVMFLDDYLNQCSLLSLGGKVKESHISVLINAGVLTRQLIDPNMYWFAIPNIGSLLKGIVQGRKEIISLLSRRRYKEMMLSSLEKKRLRMSPLDVRFHLRDLIGSGHLRTDQTPTGLIIRVSKD; encoded by the exons ATGGAGAACTTTCCAGAATCTTCATCGAAAGGTACGAAACGCCGTCGAGATGAAGATTCCGACGCCGGAAATACATCCTCACTCG AGGACGATCTTACGTTCAACGATACCTTGGTTGCTCTTCGAATCATGCGAGCGCAGTTTCCCCACATTCACAAG GGTTCGGTTGAGCCTTTTATATTGAAGTCACAATTGTATAGCAGTGTGAAGGACAGAACGCAAGTGGATAGGGAATTAGAG TCTCTGAGGAGGGACAAAGTTTTGCgtcttttcaaattaaatacaGGACAGGATGATCATGCCGTAATGTTTTTGGATGACTACCTGAACCAG TGCTCACTCTTGTCACTCGGGGGAAAGGTGAAGGAGAGTCACATCTCTGTTCTAATTAACGCAGGCGTCCTT ACTAGGCAACTTATTGATCCAAACATGTATTGGTTTGCAATTCCAAACATTGGCTCACTTCTCAAGGGTATTGTTCAG GGAAGAAAGGAAATTATTTCTCTTCTCAGCCGTCGTAGGTATAAGGAGATGATGTTGTCCTCTTTGGAAAAGAAGCGTCTTCGAATGTCTCCACTTGATGTGAGATTTCATCTTCGTGATTTGATTGGTTCAGGTCATCTCAGAACTGACCAGACTCCAACTGGTTTAATCATTAGAGTCTCAAAAGATTAG
- the LOC114192336 gene encoding serine/threonine-protein kinase 19 isoform X1 yields the protein MENFPESSSKGTKRRRDEDSDAGNTSSLEDDLTFNDTLVALRIMRAQFPHIHKGSVEPFILKSQLYSSVKDRTQVDRELESLRRDKVLRLFKLNTGQDDHAVMFLDDYLNQIDRVVKRMEGKKVEEYEVFGWLKTHVLDSKLETGIEHHELCSLLSLGGKVKESHISVLINAGVLTRQLIDPNMYWFAIPNIGSLLKGIVQGRKEIISLLSRRRYKEMMLSSLEKKRLRMSPLDVRFHLRDLIGSGHLRTDQTPTGLIIRVSKD from the exons ATGGAGAACTTTCCAGAATCTTCATCGAAAGGTACGAAACGCCGTCGAGATGAAGATTCCGACGCCGGAAATACATCCTCACTCG AGGACGATCTTACGTTCAACGATACCTTGGTTGCTCTTCGAATCATGCGAGCGCAGTTTCCCCACATTCACAAG GGTTCGGTTGAGCCTTTTATATTGAAGTCACAATTGTATAGCAGTGTGAAGGACAGAACGCAAGTGGATAGGGAATTAGAG TCTCTGAGGAGGGACAAAGTTTTGCgtcttttcaaattaaatacaGGACAGGATGATCATGCCGTAATGTTTTTGGATGACTACCTGAACCAG ATAGATCGTGTTGTGAAAAGAATGGAAGGAAAGAAAGTAGAGGAATATGAAGTTTTTGGGTGGTTGAAGACTCATGTTCTAGATTCAAAGCTTGAAACGGGTATTGAACATCATGAGCTT TGCTCACTCTTGTCACTCGGGGGAAAGGTGAAGGAGAGTCACATCTCTGTTCTAATTAACGCAGGCGTCCTT ACTAGGCAACTTATTGATCCAAACATGTATTGGTTTGCAATTCCAAACATTGGCTCACTTCTCAAGGGTATTGTTCAG GGAAGAAAGGAAATTATTTCTCTTCTCAGCCGTCGTAGGTATAAGGAGATGATGTTGTCCTCTTTGGAAAAGAAGCGTCTTCGAATGTCTCCACTTGATGTGAGATTTCATCTTCGTGATTTGATTGGTTCAGGTCATCTCAGAACTGACCAGACTCCAACTGGTTTAATCATTAGAGTCTCAAAAGATTAG
- the LOC114191246 gene encoding protein FAR1-RELATED SEQUENCE 5-like: MRELNSNFFYEIDLDSEDHIRNIFWTDARSHSACHDFGDVMSFDTTYLTNKYDMPFAPFVGINHHGQSILLGCGLLSKEDTSTFVWLFNVWLKCMSNKAPNGIVTDQCKAMQNAVQCVFPSTRHRWCLWHIMKKIPEKLVGYGNYNAIKEAFKQLVYDSIDGEAFESRWAEFINTHALEKSDWLSSLFEERERWVPCYLKNDFWAGMSSTQRSEGMNAFFDGFINSSTTLEQFVMQYDNALRQKAEKEYEADFASLNTTIPCGSQSPIERQFQNVG; the protein is encoded by the exons ATGAGAGAACTAAatagtaatttcttttatgagaTTGACTTGGACTCCGAAGATCATATCCGTAACATTTTTTGGACAGATGCAAGGAGTCACTCCGCATGTCATGATTTTGGAGACGTTATGTCCTTCGATACAACTTACCTAACAAACAAATATGACATGCCCTTTGCACCGTTTGTGGGGATTAACCACCACGGTCAATCAATTTTATTAGGATGTGGATTACTGTCTAAGGAAGACACAAGTACTTTTGTTTGGCTCTTTAATGTGTGGCTGAAGTGCATGTCAAATAAGGCACCAAATGGTATAGTTACTGACCAATGTAAGGCAATGCAAAATGCAGTACAATGTGTGTTTCCAAGTACTCGACATCGGTGGTGCCTTTGGCACATCATGAAAAAAATACCAGAGAAGTTGGTTGGGTATGGCAACTACAATGCCATAAAAGAAGCATTTAAGCAGTTGGTGTACGACTCCATTGATGGTGAAGCATTTGAGTCTAGGTGGGCTGAATTTATCAACACACATGCATTAGAAAAAAGTGATTGGTTATCCTCGTTGTTcgaagagagagaaagatggGTACCATGTTACTTGAAGAATGATTTTTGGGCTGGAATGTCCTCAACACAACGAAGTGAGGGGATGAATGCATTTTTTGATGGCTTCATTAATTCAAGTACCACACTTGAACAATTTGTCATGCAATACGACAATGCCTTACGACAAAAGGCCGAAAAAGAGTACGAAGCTGACTTTGCATCCTTGAATACAACAATACCTTGTGGTTCTCAATCACCCATAGAAAGACAATTCCAAA ATGTAGGATGA
- the LOC114189771 gene encoding uncharacterized protein LOC114189771 has product MWSQKGRCLSTKFPRVLHWMNVKVGDFVISRSFNKNLVVFDVVASPEEFGYVIVREAFEAFGRGFSEKTDVTNNDGLELAVDQQEQLIDELEAQLKELKRHIIDRTGEFNEGSGGCSHPSHEYFDDIIGDGVADVNGCCSAQHSYSVFGKDMDHDEEVQKAAEFDNEDTNEYEESNMYDRMKHQPRLRLKSARIRTLFATYQRRKFRK; this is encoded by the exons ATGTGGTCCCAAAAGGGTCGATGTTTGTCAACCAAATTCCCACGTGTTTTGCATTGGATGAATGTGAAAGTGGGCGATTTTGTCATCAGTCGAAGTTTCAATAAGAATTTG GTTGTTTTTGATGTAGTTGCCTCACCAGAAGAGTTTGGTTATGTAATTGTTAGAGAAGCTTTTGAAGCCTTTGGTCGTGGTTTTTCTGAGAAGACAGACGTGACAAACAACGATGGGTTAGAACTTGCGGTAGATCAACAAGAACAGCTCATTGATGAACTAGAAGCTCAATTGAAGGAATTGAAAAGGCATATTATCGATAGGACAGGTGAATTTAATGAGGGATCTGGAGGGTGTTCCCATCCAAGTCATGAGTATTTTGATGACATAATTGGCGATGGTGTTGCGGATGTCAACGGTTGTTGCAGTGCTCAACACAGTTATTCCGTTTTTGGTAAAGACATGGACCATGATGAGGAAGTTCAAAAAGCAGCAGAGTTTGATAATGAAGACACAAATGAATATGAAGAAAGCAATATGTATGATCGAATGAAGCATCAACCACGATTACGTTTGAAGAGTGCAAGAATTCGAACCCTATTTGCCACATATCAGAGACGAAAGTTTCGTAAATAG